The following is a genomic window from Niabella soli DSM 19437.
GTACAGAACGGAGAAAAAATATAAAATCATGAGTACCCCCGTAAAATTGATTTGGAAAGATAAAGAAGCATTAAGCCTGGCAGCAGCTTATTATTTTGTAGATGCCTGTGCAAAAAGTATCGCCACTAACGATCGCTTTACCGTGGCTTTTTCTGGTGGCAGCACGCCCAAACGCTTGTTTGAGCTATTGGCTCTGCCGGAATTCAGCAGCAATATCGACTGGAAAAAAGTATTTATTTTTTGGAGCGACGAGCGCTTTGTGCCCCATACCAACGATGAAAGCAATTATAAAACCAGTAAAATAGCGTTACTCGACCACGTAAAAATTCCGAAGAAAAATATTTTTGTCACACCCACTAAAGGAGAACCTGCGGCATGCGCAGCGGAATATGAAGCCAGTGTAAAAGCCGTGCTGGGTAAGAGTGCTTCATTTGATCTGACACTTTTAGGCATGGGCGATGATGGCCATACCGCGTCCTTATTCCCCGGTACCACTATTTTGAGCGAACAAAAAAGGCTGGTGAAAGAAGTTTGGGTAGAAAGTAAACAAACCTGGCGGATCAGTTTTACCTACCCGCTTATCAATAAGAGCAAACAGGTGATGCTTCTTGTAGGTGATGCCAATAAATACCCTGTGCTTAAAAAGATATTTGCCAAAAACGCGAAGTACTTGTTTCCGGTACAGGGGGTAAATCCTGCAAAAGGACAAACGATCTGGATGCTGGATGAAGCGGCGGTTACGGGGCAGTAATATTATTAAAAGTGAAGGTGCAACTACAACGCGTCATCTCAAGGAGCGCTCGTCCAGGTAATTCTTCAACAAGAATGCGTCATCCCGACGAGGAAGGCTTTGCCTGACGAGGAGAGATCTTATGCTTAAAAATCTACTGTAACTTACTTTACTGCTACGAGCACGAGATCCCTCTCTCCGCTGCGCTCCATTCGGGATGACGGTACTGTAGAGAGATTGCTCTTACTTGCATACAATCGTATAAAACACAATGATTAATAACGTTGTGCACACGGCGTTACACCTCTGTACGCTTTGCGGTTATATATACTACACAAAAGTCCAACTTTGCTTAAAGTATTCCGGCTGTATAAACGTCTTTCTAAGAACAATACTTCTTTTTTTACTTAAGCTGATCCGCCATGAAAAAAATAATTCTTTATTTATCCGTTATTACCGCTTCCGGCCTGCTGATGGTTACTGTTTATAATTCAATGATAGATGCCCGTGTCTGGAGCGCCGATATACCCAGGTCTGTTGAAGCGGCAAGGATTTATTATAGTCATATTGACCCCCGAACTTTTTTCCAATTTATTGCACCCCTAAACCAGTTGCTGGTGCTTTTATTGATTATACTATTCTGGAAAGACCAGCGGTTGCGTCTTTATTTTTCCCTTTCCTTCTTTCTTTATGCGCTTATCTTTTTGCTGACTTTATATTATTTCGTTCCGCGCGATGTGCTTATTTTCTCCTTAACAAGCAAGGCAACTGCAGCAGAAATGAAGGAGGCTCTTATGCAATGGCAGGTTGTGAACCCAGTAAGATCATTGTTGGGCTTGGCAGGAATATTTTTTACCTGCCGGGGTATACATCATTATTATGTTCATAAAAGAGCATAATATTCTACCAGCTCATTTGGCAAACGGATCAGGCGACGGTAGCTTGTTTCCCGGTTACTATATTTTAAGGCGTCATCCCGACAAGGAAGGCTTTGCCCAGGTAATTCTGCAATAAGAACGCGTCATCTCAAACGAGGAGGGCCCCGCCCGACGAGGAGAGATCTCGTGCTCAAAAAACGTATTGCAACTTGTTTCACTGCTACTAGCACGAGATCCCTCTCTCCGCTGCGCTTCGTTCGAGACGACGGTGCTATGGAAATAAGATTGCTTCCATATTCCCTTTGATCAATAACAAAAATTCATGTACATCATCTGCGGGCGCCCTGAATCCTAAAACCCAAACCAGGAGCCCTTTTCAATCCCCACATACCAACCATCTTCCCGTTCTTCCACCGGGTAGGTTTTCAGCGGGTAGCCTTCACCTGTTGTATTTTTACCCGTTTCCAAATTGAATTTATAACGGTGTAGCGCACAAACAATATCCCCCTGCACGTTCACATAGCCGTTCACCAATGGGTGAGCGGCATGAGGACATTTGGCAGTGCAGGCAAAGAGCCGGTCCTTTACCCGGGCGATACACAGATGCTTCCCTGCCACTTTTATTTCCGCCAGGTTTTCGGCATTAAAGTTCAGTTCATTAGGGTGCAGGGCAATGAGGTGCCATTCCCGTTGTTTGTTCATAGTGCTAAAGTTAAAGCGAAACAGAACAGACCTGTGAGGTTTTTATACGGCGCAGCGCAACCCTCGCAGATTTTTTACTATTCACTAATAAAATAGCGTCTTATACGGATACCGCACCTGGTATAATTCCTTTACTTTATTTAAAATGGTAGACCGCAGGCCTTCTACATTTCTGCGTTCCGTTGCCGATACAAATACGGCATTGCCATCGGTTTCGTTGTTCCACCGGTCGTATAAATCCTGCAGAATTTCTTTTTTGGTATCGGCGCCCAGCCATTCATCAAAAGTATTTTTTTCGTAGAGGTCCATTTTATTAAAAACAGTGATCACGAGTTTATCGCCGGCTTTCAACTCCTGTAAAGTTTTGTTTACCACCGCCATCTGGTCCTCATATTGCGGATGTGAAATATCAATTACATGGATCAATATATCCGATTCCCTTACCTCGTCCAGCGTGCTTTTAAAGCTCTCAATCAGATGATGCGGCAGCTTGCGGATGAACCCTACCGTATCGCTTAACAGAAAAGGCGTGTTCTCAAAAACCACTTTGCTGGTAGTAGTATCCAGGGTAGCGAATAATTTGTTTTCGGCAAATACCTCCCGTTTGCTCAGCAGGTTCATCAGCGTACTTTTGCCCACGTTGGTATACCCCACCAGGGCCACGCGTATAAATTCGCCACGGTTTTTTCGCTGGGTTGCAGACTGTTTGTCTATTTCCTTTAAACGGTTGCGCAGCAGTGAAATCTTTTCACGTACAATACGGCGGTCGGTTTCGATCTCCGTTTCACCCGGCCCCCGGGTACCAATACCACCTCCCAAACGTTCCAGGTGTTTCCACATCCCGCGTAAGCGTGGTAAAATATATTGGTATTGGGCCAGCTCCACTTGCGCTTTTGCTTCTGCGGTTTTTGCCCTTCGGGCGAAAATATCCAGGATCAAATCTGAGCGGTCGATGGTCTTGGTATTGATAACCTTTTCAATATTATTGAGCTGCGCCCCCGTAAGCTCATCATCAAAGATCACCAGGTTAATACCGTGCGAAATAATATATTGATTGATTTCTTCCAGTTTTCCCTTCCCTACAAAGGTGCGGGTGTCCGGGTGCGCCAGTTTTTGAATAAACCTTTTTTTCGTTTCGGCGCCGGCCGTTTCCGCCAGAAACGCCAGTTCGTCCAGGTATTCATTCACCTGCTGCTCGGTTTGCTCTTTGGTAACCACCCCAACAATAACGGCGGTTTCCGTTCCCTGTATTACATTTTTTTTGTCTAGCATTAGCCGGCAAAGTTAGCGTAAAGACCTGTAAGGTTTTAGGAAACGTTACAGGTCTTTTATCTCTGGCTGGCAATCAGCAGGTTCAGATCCGTATATTTCAGATCAAACCGCTGACTCAAATAAAAATTGGTGAGGTGGCCGCGGAACAGGTAAATACCGTTCCGGAGATGTAGCTGGTGCCATACCAGCTTTTCAATGCCGCCTTCATCGCCCGCTTCAACCAGCAAGGGGGTTAATACATTGCTGATGGCCTGCGAGGCTGTGCGCGCAAAGCCGGAAGGAATATTGGGTACACAATAATGGATAACGCCATATTTCAAAAAGATCGGACTTTCATGAGAAGTCACCTCCGAGGTTTCAAAACAACCGCCGCGGTCAATGGTGGCATCAATGATCACGGATCCCTGGCGCATACCGCTGACCATTTCTTCCGTAACCACCAACGGGCTCCTTCCCGATTCATTGGCCAGGGCCCCCACCGCCACCTCGCAGGTCTTTAATTGTTTGGCCAGCAACTTGGGCTCCAGTACGGAGGTCCACAACCGGTGGCCGATCGCGTTTTCCAGTCGTTTTAACCGGGAAATATTGCTATCGAATAATTTTACAGATGCCCCTAATGCCAGTGCAGCGCGGGCTGCATACTCTCCAACAATACCTGCACCGATGATGACCACTTTGGTGGGTGCAATACCGGTGATACCGCCCAACAACACTCCTTTTCCGTAGTTCGCGGAACTCAGGTATTGCGCTGCGATAAGCATTACAGAACTTCCCGCAATTTCACTCATGCTGCGCACGATCGGGTAATTATCGGTATCGTCTTTCAGGTTCTCAAAAGAAAGCGCGGTGATTTTTTTCAGCATCATGGCGTGCAGCACTTCCCTTCTCAAAACAGATAAATGCAAGGGTGAAATAATGATCTGTCCAAATTGGAGCAGCGACAGGTCTTCTTCAATCACCGGTGCGCTTTTTAAAAGAATGGGGGCCTTAAACACCTCTTCCCGGGAGTAAACGATTTTGGCCCCGGCCTCGCTGTATTCCGCATCTCGATAGTGGGCCGCATCTCCTGCATTGTGCTCCACCATTACGGAATGCCCGTTATTCACCAAAACAGCAACCGCATCGGGTGTAAGGGAAACCCGGTTTTCCTGGAAGGCGATTTCCTTGGGAATGCCGATAACCATACCGCCACCTTTTACGCGGATATCCAGTGTTTCTGCCTGGGTTTCATAACTGAAGGAGGTACTCACTATGGCCTTTATCTTACTCATAAAAGATTTATACAGAAAAACTCTAAATAACGATCCGATTGAATGTTCAGCAACCCGGTTTTTCATTTATCGCCCCAGGCGATAGAATAAGGATTCGAGGCGAAGGACGCTTCGAATAGCTGTGACGCCCCGAATAGCTGCGGTTAGCAAAGTTAATTTATTTTGGGAGTATTTCTATTTTCCTGTTTTGGTCATCCACTACAGAAACGGACACAAACAAGGTTGCTTCCGGGAACAGGTCGGGTGCTTTTTCGGGCCATTCCACAAAACAATAATGTCCGCTGTACAAACAATCTTCCACACCGGCCCTCACCGCCTCTTCTTCATCCCGTAACCGGTACAGGTCCATGTGATAAACAGAGCCCGGCTTACCACTATCGGCAAACTTGTATTCATTAATAATAGAGAACGTGGGGCTGCTTACCATATCTTCCACTTCCAATATCTGGCACAAAGTGTAAATAAAGGTTGTTTTTCCTGCCCCCATCTCCCCGTAAAAGGCCACTACCTTTTTATCGCCCAGGTTTTCCAGCAGCCAGCTAGCGGCTTGTATGATATTGCTCAAAGAAAATACTTTTTCCATAAGGCAAAGATAACTCAAGAGCGAATTAGTAGCGGGGAAGCCGGTACTACTTTTGAAACAACCCTTCAATAACTTCCAATAAAAAGGTTGCCGGAAATTTCCGGCAACCTTTTACCTGTTCACCAACAAAACTAAGATTTTATTATTTAGGACCGCCCTGGCCGGGAGTGCTTCCCGAATCACCGGTACGGCCTTTTTCTTCATCCAGGCCGGTCTTACGTTGCCTTGCCGCTTTTATCTGCGCATTACCAAAACGGTAGGTAAAGTTGAGTTTAAACTGGCGGCTTTCCCAGTTGGCATTTACATTTACCATTTGCCCGGCATAATTACTGCTTCCCCTGAAATGCATGGTCTTAAAGATATCACTTACAGAGGCCTTCAATGTGCCCTGTCCTTTTAATACTGTTTTCTGCAATCCGGCATCTACAAAGCCCATTGCCTTTCCTTTAAACGCACCCTGCCATACAAAAGGAGAGATATATAAGGTGCTCAGTTCTGCCGTCCAGGTCTTGGCGAATTTCAGCGTACTCTGCGTAAAGAGGTTCATTGCAAATGCATCAGCATTGATCTCCCTGTTCGGCCCGTAATTGGCTTTAAACTTTGAATAGTTAGAGCTCAGGTTACTAAATAAGCTGTAAGACTTATAGCTGAAAGGATAACTGATATTCAGGCTTACCACATCCTGTGATGCCAGGTTTTTTGTTGTCTGGAAGGATTTTGATTGATCGGTTACATCCACGATCTGCGCAAACAGGTCTTTCACGTGGCTGTAATTTAACGTAGTATTCAATTTATATTTATACGTATAGGTAATGCCAAAACTATTAGTGTACTGGGGCGTCAGGTTGGTATTCCCCTTTTGATAGGTATAATCGTTTAGCGCCATTACAAAAGGATTGAGGGCGCTATAGTTGGGCCGGTCAATGCGCCGGCTGTAGGTAAAGTTCCACTGCTTCATCGGGTTTTTGTTGATCGTGAGCGCCGCACTGGGGAACAGGTCGGTATAATTCCTGTTTAAACTGGAATCATAGGGAACATACTGATTACTGTTATTGTCCCACACCTCACCGGTTGAGCGTCCATGAGAATGCGTATTCTCTGCCCGTAGCCCTGCCTGTACCATAAACCCTTTGTACTGGCGGTTATAATTCACATAGGCTGCATTCACATTCTCTTTATAATCGAATTTGTTGCTGTTGTCGCGATCGAACTGCGCGGGCGTAACATTGTTATTAAACCGCTGAAAATTATTATCCGTATTTACCCACCCCAGTTTAAAGCCATAGCCCAGCGTACCTTTTAAAAACCGTTGCTGGTAATCTGTTTTTATGGAATAAATATCGATGCCGGTAGGGGTATACATACTGTACAGATTCTTATCTATTATAGTGCCGCCGGTTCCCTGGTAATAGATGTTTGAAATATGCTGGTCTGTATTATTATCGTACCGGGCATAATCCAGGTCCACATTCAGTTCGTGGCCGCTGGTATCGGCATAGCGGTAGTTACCATTCAGGCTGTAGTTATTTCTTTTACCATCAGCGGAAGTATTGGCATACAGGGTACGGTCGGTAATGCCGGTTGATTTGGGCGTGATCGTCATAGGTCCTGTGCTGTAAAACCCATTACTGCTCAATACAGAATTAGCCACAATGCCGACGGTGCTTTTCTTATTGATATAATAATCGACCCCGGCTTTTATATTATGGCTATGCAATTTATTCTTCAGGTTCGTATGCTGATCAAAAATAGAATCTGCAACATCGCGGTAAAGCTGCACGCTGTTGGCATTTAAACCCTGGCTGTAATTATAATTGCCAAAAATGTTGAATTTTTTTGTCCGGTGGTTTAGAGAGATCCCGCCATTGTATTTACTGTAGATCCCAATGTTATAGCCTCCTGTAACGGTACCATTCGTACCCAGTGTTTTATCTTTTTTGAGTTTGATGTTGATAATGCCCGCATTACCGGATGCTTCATATTTTGCGGAAGGATTGGTGATCAGCTCAATACTTTCGATACTTGAAGATTGCAGCGAGCGCAGGTAGTTGCCCAGGTCGGATCCTTTTAAAGGACTGGGTTTACCATCTATATAAACCTCCACACCGCTCTTTCCCATCATGGAAATATTGTCATCCTTATCGACAATCACCCCGGGAGAGCGTCGCAGCAGATCTATACCGTCATTACCGGTAGCATTGATGGTGCCTTCCACATTCACTAC
Proteins encoded in this region:
- the pgl gene encoding 6-phosphogluconolactonase, with the protein product MSTPVKLIWKDKEALSLAAAYYFVDACAKSIATNDRFTVAFSGGSTPKRLFELLALPEFSSNIDWKKVFIFWSDERFVPHTNDESNYKTSKIALLDHVKIPKKNIFVTPTKGEPAACAAEYEASVKAVLGKSASFDLTLLGMGDDGHTASLFPGTTILSEQKRLVKEVWVESKQTWRISFTYPLINKSKQVMLLVGDANKYPVLKKIFAKNAKYLFPVQGVNPAKGQTIWMLDEAAVTGQ
- a CDS encoding anthrone oxygenase family protein, giving the protein MKKIILYLSVITASGLLMVTVYNSMIDARVWSADIPRSVEAARIYYSHIDPRTFFQFIAPLNQLLVLLLIILFWKDQRLRLYFSLSFFLYALIFLLTLYYFVPRDVLIFSLTSKATAAEMKEALMQWQVVNPVRSLLGLAGIFFTCRGIHHYYVHKRA
- a CDS encoding Rieske (2Fe-2S) protein, whose product is MNKQREWHLIALHPNELNFNAENLAEIKVAGKHLCIARVKDRLFACTAKCPHAAHPLVNGYVNVQGDIVCALHRYKFNLETGKNTTGEGYPLKTYPVEEREDGWYVGIEKGSWFGF
- the hflX gene encoding GTPase HflX — protein: MLDKKNVIQGTETAVIVGVVTKEQTEQQVNEYLDELAFLAETAGAETKKRFIQKLAHPDTRTFVGKGKLEEINQYIISHGINLVIFDDELTGAQLNNIEKVINTKTIDRSDLILDIFARRAKTAEAKAQVELAQYQYILPRLRGMWKHLERLGGGIGTRGPGETEIETDRRIVREKISLLRNRLKEIDKQSATQRKNRGEFIRVALVGYTNVGKSTLMNLLSKREVFAENKLFATLDTTTSKVVFENTPFLLSDTVGFIRKLPHHLIESFKSTLDEVRESDILIHVIDISHPQYEDQMAVVNKTLQELKAGDKLVITVFNKMDLYEKNTFDEWLGADTKKEILQDLYDRWNNETDGNAVFVSATERRNVEGLRSTILNKVKELYQVRYPYKTLFY
- a CDS encoding alanine dehydrogenase encodes the protein MSKIKAIVSTSFSYETQAETLDIRVKGGGMVIGIPKEIAFQENRVSLTPDAVAVLVNNGHSVMVEHNAGDAAHYRDAEYSEAGAKIVYSREEVFKAPILLKSAPVIEEDLSLLQFGQIIISPLHLSVLRREVLHAMMLKKITALSFENLKDDTDNYPIVRSMSEIAGSSVMLIAAQYLSSANYGKGVLLGGITGIAPTKVVIIGAGIVGEYAARAALALGASVKLFDSNISRLKRLENAIGHRLWTSVLEPKLLAKQLKTCEVAVGALANESGRSPLVVTEEMVSGMRQGSVIIDATIDRGGCFETSEVTSHESPIFLKYGVIHYCVPNIPSGFARTASQAISNVLTPLLVEAGDEGGIEKLVWHQLHLRNGIYLFRGHLTNFYLSQRFDLKYTDLNLLIASQR
- the tsaE gene encoding tRNA (adenosine(37)-N6)-threonylcarbamoyltransferase complex ATPase subunit type 1 TsaE, with protein sequence MEKVFSLSNIIQAASWLLENLGDKKVVAFYGEMGAGKTTFIYTLCQILEVEDMVSSPTFSIINEYKFADSGKPGSVYHMDLYRLRDEEEAVRAGVEDCLYSGHYCFVEWPEKAPDLFPEATLFVSVSVVDDQNRKIEILPK
- a CDS encoding outer membrane beta-barrel protein, with the translated sequence MKLFATLALLLACQITTKAQQISGTVKDETGKSIDKATVSLLKAKDSSIVKLNATKSGSYTFETTASGKYLVMATNVGYAPAYSQAFDYNGTAVKLDAIILQKASTQLAGVVVTAKKPLVEVKADKMVVNVEGTINATGNDGIDLLRRSPGVIVDKDDNISMMGKSGVEVYIDGKPSPLKGSDLGNYLRSLQSSSIESIELITNPSAKYEASGNAGIINIKLKKDKTLGTNGTVTGGYNIGIYSKYNGGISLNHRTKKFNIFGNYNYSQGLNANSVQLYRDVADSIFDQHTNLKNKLHSHNIKAGVDYYINKKSTVGIVANSVLSSNGFYSTGPMTITPKSTGITDRTLYANTSADGKRNNYSLNGNYRYADTSGHELNVDLDYARYDNNTDQHISNIYYQGTGGTIIDKNLYSMYTPTGIDIYSIKTDYQQRFLKGTLGYGFKLGWVNTDNNFQRFNNNVTPAQFDRDNSNKFDYKENVNAAYVNYNRQYKGFMVQAGLRAENTHSHGRSTGEVWDNNSNQYVPYDSSLNRNYTDLFPSAALTINKNPMKQWNFTYSRRIDRPNYSALNPFVMALNDYTYQKGNTNLTPQYTNSFGITYTYKYKLNTTLNYSHVKDLFAQIVDVTDQSKSFQTTKNLASQDVVSLNISYPFSYKSYSLFSNLSSNYSKFKANYGPNREINADAFAMNLFTQSTLKFAKTWTAELSTLYISPFVWQGAFKGKAMGFVDAGLQKTVLKGQGTLKASVSDIFKTMHFRGSSNYAGQMVNVNANWESRQFKLNFTYRFGNAQIKAARQRKTGLDEEKGRTGDSGSTPGQGGPK